A part of Streptomyces sp. NBC_00557 genomic DNA contains:
- the murJ gene encoding murein biosynthesis integral membrane protein MurJ has protein sequence MVTGEKAAGRPVKPRAAGGAGRASVLMAGGTVVSRASGLVRQVLQGAALGTGLLASTYNTANTVPTSLYTLLIGGALNAVLVPQLVRARASHADGGRAYEQRLVTLVVSVLAVGTALAVWAAPEIVSLYIRDTPKEHAAYRLTVVFARFLLPQIFFYGLFAIYGQVLNARERFGAMMWTPVLNNVVLVAMFGVYLGMMTVPRSVTDVTDAQVRWLGVGTTLGIAVQALALIPFARAAGFRFRPRFDWRGAGLGSGIHAAKWTLLFVLTNLVALTVVTNYANAADQQLPKAGVGYTAYSYAQTIWMLPQSIVTVSLVTALLPRMSRAAAEGRIADLRADLSRALRVSGVVIVPAAFLFTALGPDIAVLLFAHGAADPATAQPLGHMLQAFGLGLIPFSAQYLLLRGFYAFEDTRTPFFMAVWIGVVNVALATACHLLLPARWAVTGMAGAYTVSYAAGLLLTARLLARRTGGRLDDGTLRGTYARLLGAGGVAAVAAWAAARTCARVAGHGTVSAALTTVSGSLALGLVYVVVGRALGIGELRRLPGLR, from the coding sequence ATGGTGACGGGGGAGAAGGCCGCCGGGCGGCCTGTGAAGCCGCGGGCGGCGGGTGGTGCCGGGCGGGCCTCGGTGCTCATGGCCGGTGGGACCGTCGTGTCGCGGGCCAGTGGGCTGGTCCGGCAGGTGCTGCAAGGGGCCGCGCTCGGGACGGGACTGCTCGCGAGCACGTACAACACGGCCAACACCGTGCCGACCAGCCTGTACACCCTGCTGATCGGCGGCGCGCTGAACGCCGTGCTGGTTCCGCAGCTGGTACGCGCGCGTGCCTCGCACGCCGATGGCGGGCGGGCGTACGAGCAGCGGCTCGTCACCCTCGTCGTCAGTGTGCTGGCCGTCGGTACCGCGCTCGCCGTGTGGGCGGCGCCGGAGATCGTGAGCCTGTACATACGGGACACGCCCAAGGAGCACGCGGCGTACCGGCTGACGGTCGTCTTCGCACGGTTCCTGCTTCCGCAGATCTTCTTCTACGGGCTCTTCGCCATCTACGGCCAAGTGCTCAACGCCCGCGAGAGGTTCGGCGCCATGATGTGGACGCCGGTGCTCAACAACGTCGTGCTCGTGGCGATGTTCGGCGTGTATCTCGGGATGATGACCGTGCCCCGCTCCGTCACCGACGTCACCGATGCCCAGGTGCGATGGCTCGGCGTCGGGACGACCCTCGGCATCGCCGTACAGGCCCTCGCGCTCATCCCGTTCGCGCGTGCCGCAGGCTTCCGGTTCCGGCCCCGGTTCGACTGGCGCGGAGCCGGACTCGGTTCCGGGATCCACGCGGCCAAGTGGACGCTGCTGTTCGTGCTGACCAACCTGGTCGCGCTCACCGTCGTCACCAACTACGCCAACGCCGCCGACCAGCAGCTGCCGAAGGCGGGCGTCGGCTACACGGCGTACAGCTACGCGCAGACCATCTGGATGCTGCCGCAGTCCATCGTGACCGTCTCGCTCGTCACCGCCCTGCTGCCGCGTATGAGCAGGGCTGCCGCGGAGGGGCGGATCGCCGATCTGCGCGCCGACCTGTCCCGGGCGCTGCGGGTCAGCGGGGTGGTGATCGTGCCGGCCGCCTTCCTCTTCACCGCGCTCGGGCCGGACATCGCCGTCCTCCTTTTCGCGCACGGCGCCGCCGATCCCGCCACGGCCCAGCCCCTGGGACACATGCTCCAGGCCTTCGGGCTCGGGCTGATCCCGTTCTCCGCGCAGTACCTGCTGCTGCGCGGCTTCTACGCGTTCGAGGACACCCGCACGCCGTTCTTCATGGCCGTGTGGATCGGGGTCGTCAACGTCGCGCTCGCCACCGCCTGCCATCTGCTGCTGCCCGCGCGCTGGGCGGTCACCGGGATGGCCGGCGCCTACACCGTCTCCTACGCCGCCGGGCTCCTCCTGACCGCCCGCCTGCTGGCCCGCCGCACCGGCGGCCGGCTCGACGACGGCACCCTGCGCGGCACCTACGCCAGGCTGCTGGGCGCCGGAGGGGTCGCGGCGGTGGCGGCCTGGGCGGCGGCGCGGACCTGTGCCCGGGTGGCGGGGCACGGCACGGTGAGCGCCGCGCTGACGACCGTCTCCGGCTCGCTCGCACTCGGGCTCGTCTACGTCGTGGTCGGCAGAGCGCTGGGGATCGGGGAGCTTCGACGGCTTCCGGGGTTGCGCTGA
- a CDS encoding dihydrolipoamide acetyltransferase family protein — protein MTTMTEASVREFKMPDVGEGLTEAEILKWYVQPGDTVTDGQVVCEVETAKAAVELPIPYDGVVRALHFPEGTTVDVGTPIIAVDVTGGTAAEAPVQQPQPAAEEAEPKPEGRQPVLVGYGVSTSATKRRPRKGPEVSVPAPAQAIQAELNGHPPVAEKPRPLAKPPVRKLAKDLGVDLATVTPSGPDGIITREDVHAAAAPRPAEQPVPAAAAPAAPVTPAPAASYDGARETRIPVKGVRKATAAAMVGSAFTAPHVTEFVTVDVTRTMKLVEELKQDKEMQGLRVNPLLLIAKALLVAIKRNPEINASWDEANQEIVQKHYVNLGIAAATPRGLIVPNIKDAHEKTLPQLAAALGELVTTAREGKTSPAAMQGGTVTITNVGVFGVDTGTPILNPGESAILAVGAIKLQPWVHKGKVKPRQVTTLALSFDHRLVDGELGSKVLADVAAILEQPKRLITWA, from the coding sequence GTGACGACGATGACGGAAGCGTCCGTACGCGAGTTCAAGATGCCGGACGTCGGCGAGGGACTCACCGAGGCCGAGATCCTCAAGTGGTACGTCCAGCCGGGTGACACCGTCACCGACGGCCAGGTGGTGTGCGAGGTGGAGACCGCCAAGGCGGCGGTGGAACTGCCCATCCCCTACGACGGCGTGGTCCGCGCCCTCCACTTCCCCGAGGGCACCACGGTCGACGTGGGCACGCCCATCATCGCGGTGGACGTGACGGGCGGTACGGCGGCCGAGGCGCCGGTGCAGCAGCCGCAGCCCGCCGCCGAGGAGGCCGAGCCCAAGCCGGAGGGCCGCCAGCCGGTGCTCGTCGGCTACGGCGTGTCGACCTCCGCCACCAAGCGGCGCCCCCGCAAGGGTCCCGAGGTGAGCGTCCCGGCGCCGGCCCAGGCGATCCAGGCCGAGCTGAACGGCCACCCGCCGGTCGCCGAGAAGCCCCGCCCGCTGGCCAAGCCGCCGGTGCGCAAGCTGGCCAAGGACCTCGGCGTCGACCTGGCGACGGTCACCCCGTCCGGCCCGGACGGCATCATCACGCGCGAGGACGTCCACGCGGCGGCGGCACCACGGCCCGCCGAGCAGCCGGTCCCCGCCGCAGCGGCCCCGGCCGCACCGGTGACTCCGGCGCCGGCAGCGTCCTACGACGGCGCGCGCGAGACCCGCATCCCGGTCAAGGGCGTCCGCAAGGCGACGGCGGCGGCGATGGTCGGCTCGGCGTTCACGGCTCCGCACGTCACGGAGTTCGTGACGGTCGACGTCACCCGCACGATGAAGCTGGTCGAGGAGCTGAAGCAGGACAAGGAGATGCAGGGTCTGCGGGTCAACCCGCTGCTGCTGATCGCCAAGGCCCTGCTGGTCGCGATCAAGCGCAACCCGGAGATCAACGCGTCCTGGGACGAGGCCAACCAGGAGATCGTCCAGAAGCACTACGTCAACCTGGGCATCGCTGCGGCCACTCCGCGCGGCCTGATCGTGCCGAACATCAAGGACGCGCACGAAAAGACGCTCCCGCAGCTGGCCGCCGCCCTCGGCGAGCTGGTGACGACGGCCCGCGAGGGCAAGACGTCCCCCGCCGCGATGCAGGGCGGCACGGTGACCATCACCAACGTCGGCGTCTTCGGCGTCGACACCGGCACGCCGATCCTCAACCCCGGCGAGTCGGCGATCCTCGCGGTCGGCGCGATCAAGCTCCAGCCGTGGGTCCACAAGGGCAAGGTCAAGCCGCGCCAGGTCACCACATTGGCGCTGAGCTTCGACCACCGCCTGGTGGACGGCGAACTGGGCTCGAAGGTGCTGGCGGACGTGGCGGCGATTCTGGAACAGCCGAAGAGGCTGATCACCTGGGCGTGA
- a CDS encoding alpha-ketoacid dehydrogenase subunit beta, which produces MAEKMAMAKAINESLRRALETDPKVLIMGEDVGKLGGVFRVTDGLQKDFGDSRVIDTPLAESGIVGTAIGLALRGYRPVVEIQFDGFVFPAYDQIVTQLAKMHARSLGKVKLPVVVRIPYGGGIGAVEHHSESPEALFAHVAGLKIVSPSNASDAYWMMQQAIQSDDPVIYFEPKRRYWDKAEVDAEAIPAPLHKAQVVREGTDLTLAAYGPMVKLCQEVADAAAEEGRSLEVLDLRSVSPLDFDTVQGSVEKTRRLVVVHEAPVFFGSGAEIAARITERCFYHLEAPVLRVGGYHAPYPPARLEEEYLPDLDRVLDAVDRSLAY; this is translated from the coding sequence ATGGCCGAGAAGATGGCGATGGCCAAGGCCATCAACGAGTCGCTGCGCCGCGCCCTGGAGACCGACCCCAAGGTTCTGATCATGGGTGAGGACGTCGGCAAGCTCGGCGGCGTGTTCCGCGTGACGGACGGCCTGCAGAAGGACTTCGGCGACAGCCGCGTCATCGACACCCCGCTGGCGGAGTCCGGCATCGTCGGCACCGCGATCGGCCTCGCCCTGCGCGGCTACCGCCCGGTGGTGGAGATCCAGTTCGACGGCTTCGTCTTCCCGGCCTACGACCAGATCGTCACCCAGCTCGCGAAGATGCACGCGCGCTCGCTGGGCAAGGTGAAGCTGCCGGTCGTCGTCCGCATCCCCTACGGCGGCGGCATCGGCGCGGTCGAGCACCACTCGGAGTCCCCCGAGGCCCTGTTCGCGCACGTGGCGGGCCTGAAGATCGTCTCGCCGTCGAACGCGTCGGACGCGTACTGGATGATGCAGCAGGCCATCCAGAGCGACGACCCGGTGATCTACTTCGAGCCGAAGCGCCGGTACTGGGACAAGGCCGAGGTGGACGCCGAGGCGATCCCCGCCCCGCTGCACAAGGCGCAGGTCGTCCGCGAGGGCACCGACCTCACCCTGGCGGCGTACGGCCCCATGGTGAAGCTGTGCCAGGAGGTGGCCGACGCGGCCGCCGAGGAGGGCCGGTCCCTGGAGGTCCTGGACCTGCGCTCGGTGTCCCCGCTGGACTTCGACACCGTCCAGGGCTCCGTCGAGAAGACCCGCCGCCTGGTCGTGGTCCACGAGGCCCCGGTGTTCTTCGGCTCCGGCGCGGAGATCGCCGCCCGGATCACCGAGCGCTGCTTCTACCACCTGGAGGCACCGGTCCTGCGGGTGGGCGGTTACCACGCCCCCTACCCGCCGGCCCGCCTGGAGGAGGAGTACCTGCCGGACCTGGACCGCGTGCTCGACGCCGTCGACCGCTCGCTGGCGTACTGA
- the pdhA gene encoding pyruvate dehydrogenase (acetyl-transferring) E1 component subunit alpha: MTVDSSATRKPRRSAAGKAGTTGSKTGTTGTKSGATGTKRTPRATAAQSTEPELVQLLTPEGERVENAEYDAYVAGITPEDLRGLYRDMVLTRRFDAEATALQRQGELGLWASLLGQEAAQIGSGRALRDDDYVFPTYREHGVAWCRGVDPTNLLGMFRGVNNGGWDPNSNNFHLYTIVIGSQTLHATGYAMGVAKDGADSAVIAYFGDGASSQGDVAESFTFSAVYNAPVVFFCQNNQWAISEPTEKQSRVPLYQRAQGFGFPGVRVDGNDVLACLAVTKWALERARSGEGPTLVEAYTYRMGAHTTSDDPTRYRGDDERLAWEAKDPLLRLRRYLEASNHADEGFFAELEHESEALGKRVREAVRAMPDPDHFAIFENVYADGHALVDEERAQFAAYQASFADAEGGH, encoded by the coding sequence GTGACCGTGGACAGCAGTGCCACGCGCAAGCCGCGCCGCAGCGCCGCAGGCAAAGCCGGCACCACCGGCAGCAAGACCGGCACGACCGGTACCAAGTCCGGAGCCACCGGCACCAAGCGCACCCCCCGCGCCACCGCCGCGCAGAGCACCGAGCCCGAGCTCGTACAGCTGCTGACGCCCGAGGGCGAGCGGGTCGAGAACGCCGAGTACGACGCCTACGTCGCCGGCATCACCCCCGAAGACCTGCGCGGCCTGTACCGCGACATGGTGCTCACCCGCCGCTTCGACGCCGAGGCCACCGCCCTGCAGCGCCAGGGCGAGCTGGGCCTGTGGGCCTCCCTGCTGGGCCAGGAGGCCGCCCAGATCGGCTCCGGTCGGGCGCTGCGCGACGACGACTACGTCTTCCCGACCTACCGGGAGCACGGCGTCGCCTGGTGCCGCGGGGTCGACCCGACCAACCTGCTCGGTATGTTCCGCGGCGTGAACAACGGCGGCTGGGACCCGAACAGCAACAACTTCCACCTGTACACGATCGTCATCGGCTCCCAGACGCTGCACGCCACCGGCTACGCGATGGGCGTCGCCAAGGACGGCGCGGACAGCGCGGTGATCGCCTACTTCGGCGACGGCGCGAGCAGCCAGGGCGACGTGGCCGAATCGTTCACCTTCTCCGCGGTCTACAACGCCCCCGTGGTGTTCTTCTGCCAGAACAACCAGTGGGCGATCTCCGAGCCGACCGAGAAGCAGAGCCGGGTGCCGCTCTACCAGCGCGCCCAGGGCTTCGGCTTCCCCGGCGTGCGCGTGGACGGCAACGACGTGCTGGCCTGCCTCGCGGTCACCAAGTGGGCGCTGGAGCGCGCCCGCAGCGGCGAGGGCCCCACCCTCGTCGAGGCGTACACCTACCGCATGGGCGCCCACACCACCTCCGACGACCCCACCCGCTACCGCGGCGACGACGAGCGCCTCGCCTGGGAGGCGAAGGATCCGCTCCTGCGCCTTCGCCGGTATCTGGAGGCCTCAAACCACGCGGACGAGGGATTCTTCGCGGAACTCGAGCACGAGTCCGAGGCGTTGGGCAAGCGAGTGCGCGAAGCGGTCCGCGCCATGCCCGACCCGGACCACTTCGCCATCTTCGAGAACGTGTACGCGGACGGGCACGCGCTCGTCGACGAGGAGCGAGCGCAGTTCGCCGCCTACCAGGCGTCGTTCGCGGACGCAGAAGGGGGTCACTGA
- a CDS encoding phosphotransferase — MGTLLRLYAAGTALTCEPVDQGLLNRGYRLCTTRGRYFLKHHFDPDTADPAAIERRHRATQRLADLGVPVAVPLAHREGRTVAVVGGHAYALHPWIDGRHRHGGQLTRGESARLGAVLGAVHACLERVMPPKGRTRPATSPHPVESADPADTYALIDDLLAHVRRHRPADAFDELARHRLLERRALLEQHADRRPPPGGSVGWVHGDFHPFNVLYKDDTPAAIVDWDRLGVQPRAEEAVRAAAIFFVRPAGTLDLPKVRAYARAYRRAADATPSELAAAVHRVWWERLNDFWMLRWHYEKGDTRADCQFPAASALAVWWTREYEAVCQAFTG, encoded by the coding sequence TTGGGCACCTTGCTGCGCCTCTACGCCGCCGGTACGGCCCTCACGTGCGAGCCGGTCGACCAGGGGCTGCTGAACCGCGGCTACCGGCTGTGCACCACGCGCGGCCGCTACTTCCTCAAGCACCACTTCGACCCCGACACCGCCGACCCCGCCGCCATCGAGCGCCGGCACCGCGCCACCCAGCGGCTGGCCGACCTCGGCGTCCCGGTCGCCGTACCCCTCGCGCACCGCGAGGGCCGCACGGTCGCCGTCGTCGGCGGCCACGCCTACGCGCTGCACCCCTGGATCGACGGCAGGCACCGCCACGGCGGACAGCTCACGCGCGGGGAGAGCGCGCGCCTGGGCGCGGTCCTGGGCGCCGTGCACGCCTGTCTGGAGCGGGTGATGCCGCCCAAGGGGCGCACGCGCCCCGCCACCAGCCCGCACCCCGTGGAGAGCGCCGACCCCGCCGACACCTACGCGCTCATCGACGACCTGCTCGCCCATGTGCGCCGGCACCGCCCCGCCGACGCCTTCGACGAGCTGGCCCGGCACCGGCTGCTGGAACGCCGCGCGCTCCTGGAGCAGCACGCGGACCGCCGCCCGCCGCCCGGCGGCTCGGTGGGCTGGGTGCACGGCGACTTCCACCCGTTCAACGTGCTCTACAAGGACGACACCCCGGCGGCCATCGTCGACTGGGACCGGCTCGGTGTGCAGCCCCGCGCCGAGGAGGCCGTACGCGCCGCCGCGATCTTCTTCGTACGGCCCGCGGGCACCCTCGATCTGCCGAAAGTGCGCGCCTACGCGCGCGCGTACCGGCGTGCGGCCGACGCCACGCCCTCGGAGCTGGCGGCGGCCGTGCACCGGGTGTGGTGGGAGCGGCTGAACGACTTCTGGATGCTGCGCTGGCACTACGAAAAGGGCGACACGCGCGCGGACTGCCAGTTCCCGGCCGCGTCCGCGCTCGCCGTGTGGTGGACGCGCGAGTACGAGGCGGTGTGCCAGGCGTTCACCGGCTGA
- a CDS encoding protein kinase domain-containing protein yields the protein MAQTQRAQGPSDPEASGGGMSDAPETWGNGGLVGDGRYRLTHRLGRGGMAEVFAAEDVRLGRTVAVKLLRADLAEDPVSKARFTREAQSVAGLNHHAIVAVYDSGEDVVGGQSVPYIVMELVEGRTIRDLLMNAEAPGPEQALIIVSGVLDALAYSHQHGIVHRDIKPANVIITNSGAVKVMDFGIARALHGASTTMTQTGMVMGTPQYLSPEQALGKAVDHRSDLYATGCLLYELLALRPPFTGETPLSVVYQHVQDIPTPPSEVSEGCPPELDGLVMRSLAKEPDDRFQTAEEMRGLVQYGLQMLYEQGGHTGTWNTGPVEAHDGRHTPAGGFARTTAMQHPGDFGSGTAQIPQPILPQGYGSGDDGGFEGHGNKGGGRGKLWLLAVLAVVAITAGVALALKHNTGGQGTGTHTKPPATHSQAPKDHSHTPSPTDDTTDQPTGTTTDDGSGSTSGGSGYTPSDPQTSQSQSTGPTDEPTDPQTSPSQSTSGSTTNGGTDTGTTNGGTDTGTTNGGTDTGTTNGGTDSGTTNGATDGGTTADGGADTGTTG from the coding sequence ATGGCACAGACGCAGCGCGCCCAGGGCCCGTCCGACCCCGAGGCGAGTGGCGGCGGCATGTCGGACGCGCCGGAGACATGGGGCAACGGAGGGCTCGTCGGCGACGGCCGGTACCGGCTGACCCACCGGCTGGGCCGGGGCGGCATGGCCGAGGTGTTCGCGGCCGAGGACGTCCGTCTCGGCCGTACCGTCGCGGTGAAGCTGCTCCGTGCGGACCTCGCCGAGGACCCGGTCTCCAAGGCCCGCTTCACGCGCGAGGCGCAGTCCGTGGCCGGCCTCAACCACCACGCGATCGTCGCCGTGTACGACTCCGGTGAGGACGTCGTCGGCGGCCAGTCCGTGCCGTACATCGTGATGGAGCTGGTCGAGGGCCGGACGATCCGCGACCTGCTGATGAACGCGGAGGCGCCCGGCCCCGAGCAGGCGCTGATCATCGTCTCCGGGGTGCTGGACGCGCTCGCCTACTCGCACCAGCACGGCATCGTGCACCGCGACATCAAGCCCGCCAACGTGATCATCACGAACAGCGGCGCCGTGAAGGTGATGGACTTCGGCATCGCGCGCGCCCTGCACGGCGCGTCGACGACGATGACGCAGACCGGCATGGTCATGGGCACGCCGCAGTACCTCTCCCCGGAGCAGGCGCTCGGCAAGGCCGTGGACCACCGCTCCGACCTGTACGCGACCGGCTGCCTGCTGTACGAACTGCTCGCGCTGCGGCCCCCGTTCACCGGCGAGACCCCGCTGTCGGTGGTCTACCAGCACGTCCAGGACATCCCGACCCCGCCCTCGGAGGTCTCCGAGGGCTGCCCGCCGGAGCTGGACGGCCTGGTGATGCGCTCGCTCGCCAAGGAGCCGGACGACCGGTTCCAGACGGCCGAGGAGATGCGCGGTCTGGTCCAGTACGGCCTGCAGATGCTGTACGAGCAGGGCGGGCACACCGGCACCTGGAACACCGGCCCGGTGGAGGCGCACGACGGCCGGCACACCCCGGCGGGCGGTTTCGCGCGGACGACCGCGATGCAGCACCCGGGCGACTTCGGCTCCGGCACCGCGCAGATCCCGCAGCCGATCCTGCCGCAGGGCTACGGAAGCGGCGACGACGGCGGCTTCGAGGGGCACGGCAACAAGGGCGGCGGCCGCGGCAAGCTGTGGCTGCTGGCCGTCCTCGCGGTCGTCGCGATCACGGCGGGTGTCGCACTGGCGCTGAAGCACAACACCGGCGGCCAGGGCACCGGCACCCACACGAAGCCGCCCGCGACGCACTCGCAGGCCCCGAAGGACCACTCGCACACCCCGTCCCCGACGGACGACACCACCGACCAGCCCACGGGCACCACCACCGACGACGGCTCCGGCTCGACCTCGGGCGGGTCCGGCTACACGCCGTCGGATCCGCAGACGTCCCAGTCGCAGTCCACGGGCCCGACCGACGAGCCCACGGACCCGCAGACCTCCCCGTCGCAGTCCACGAGCGGCAGCACCACGAACGGCGGCACGGACACGGGTACGACCAACGGCGGCACGGACACGGGTACGACCAACGGCGGCACGGACACGGGTACGACCAACGGCGGCACGGACAGCGGTACGACCAACGGCGCCACCGACGGCGGAACCACGGCGGACGGCGGCGCGGACACCGGCACGACCGGTTGA
- a CDS encoding Stk1 family PASTA domain-containing Ser/Thr kinase, producing the protein MSQDGAHGRYAGRALAGGRYQLRDLLGEGGMASVHLAYDAVLDRQVAIKTLHTELGREQAFRERFRREAQAVAKLTHTNIVSVFDTGEDDLGGMTTPYIVMEYIEGRPLGSVLAEDIRQYGAMPADKALKVTADVLAALEISHEMGLVHRDIKPGNVMVTKRGVVKVMDFGIARAMQSGVTSMTQTGMVVGTPQYLSPEQALGRAVDARSDLYSVGIMLFQLVTGRLPFDADSPLAIAYAHVQEEPVAPSSINRALPPAVDALVARALKKNPNERFPSAEAMRDECLRVAASLQAAAPSIVPGAGPTQSGAGVGSAVFPPVDRSAQAAPGPVQTPYQPGPYGAPQTPVAGYGYPQQGPQSGYQTPPPVGYGPQAPQAASTPPPYVISGQPSVPGSGGGKSNKPVIIGSVVVSLVAVVALVVALTLNNNGSDDKGGSGGASASASSHPSGYRAPDRTRVIDPAKCTDPTESYNDETKVLLPDFRYKDINSVKKCLQAGHWKYKTTRQDDNTWEDGTVLDQFPAPNTEVDPKNPGTIELTVSTGRPA; encoded by the coding sequence ATGAGCCAGGACGGCGCACACGGCCGGTACGCGGGACGGGCCCTGGCCGGCGGCCGCTACCAGCTGCGGGACCTGCTCGGCGAGGGCGGCATGGCCTCGGTGCACCTGGCCTACGACGCCGTGCTCGACCGCCAGGTGGCGATCAAGACGCTGCACACGGAACTCGGCCGGGAACAGGCGTTCCGCGAGCGCTTCCGCCGCGAGGCCCAGGCCGTGGCCAAGCTCACGCACACCAACATCGTCTCCGTCTTCGACACCGGCGAGGACGATCTGGGCGGCATGACGACGCCGTACATCGTCATGGAGTACATCGAGGGCCGCCCGCTGGGCTCGGTCCTCGCGGAGGACATCCGGCAGTACGGCGCGATGCCCGCCGACAAGGCGCTGAAGGTCACCGCGGACGTGCTGGCCGCACTGGAGATCAGCCACGAGATGGGGCTGGTCCACCGCGACATCAAGCCGGGCAACGTGATGGTGACCAAGCGCGGCGTGGTCAAGGTCATGGACTTCGGCATCGCCCGCGCCATGCAGTCCGGTGTGACGTCGATGACACAGACCGGCATGGTCGTCGGCACCCCGCAGTACCTCTCGCCCGAGCAGGCCCTCGGCCGCGCCGTCGACGCCCGTTCCGATCTGTACTCGGTCGGCATCATGCTGTTCCAGCTGGTCACCGGGCGGCTGCCGTTCGACGCGGACTCGCCGCTGGCGATCGCGTACGCGCACGTGCAGGAGGAACCGGTCGCCCCCTCCTCGATCAACCGCGCGCTGCCGCCCGCGGTGGACGCGCTCGTCGCCCGCGCGCTGAAGAAGAACCCGAACGAGCGGTTCCCGAGCGCGGAGGCCATGCGCGACGAGTGCCTGCGCGTCGCCGCGTCCCTCCAGGCGGCCGCGCCGAGCATCGTGCCCGGCGCCGGGCCGACGCAGAGCGGCGCGGGCGTCGGCTCCGCGGTGTTCCCGCCGGTCGACCGCAGCGCCCAGGCGGCCCCCGGCCCGGTGCAGACGCCGTACCAGCCGGGCCCGTACGGCGCACCGCAGACACCGGTGGCGGGGTACGGCTACCCGCAGCAGGGCCCGCAGAGCGGCTACCAGACGCCGCCGCCCGTGGGCTACGGCCCGCAGGCCCCGCAGGCCGCGTCGACCCCGCCGCCGTACGTCATCTCGGGGCAGCCGTCCGTCCCGGGCTCCGGCGGGGGCAAGAGCAACAAGCCCGTGATCATCGGCTCGGTCGTGGTGTCGCTCGTCGCGGTCGTCGCCCTGGTCGTGGCGCTCACGCTGAACAACAACGGCAGTGACGACAAGGGCGGCAGCGGCGGCGCGAGCGCCTCGGCGTCCTCCCACCCGTCGGGCTACCGCGCGCCGGACAGGACCCGGGTGATCGACCCGGCCAAGTGCACGGATCCGACGGAGTCCTACAACGACGAGACGAAGGTCCTGCTGCCGGACTTCCGCTACAAGGACATCAACTCCGTGAAGAAGTGCCTCCAGGCCGGGCACTGGAAGTACAAGACCACCCGCCAGGACGACAACACGTGGGAAGACGGCACCGTCCTGGACCAGTTCCCCGCCCCCAACACGGAGGTCGACCCTAAGAACCCGGGCACCATCGAACTGACCGTCTCGACGGGCAGGCCGGCCTAG
- a CDS encoding bacterial proteasome activator family protein yields the protein MEMPRNERSPENPQILVVGQDGMALGGGNGDDESRETPVTEQVEQPAKVMRIGSMIKQLLEEVRAAPLDEASRVRLKEIHASSVKELEDGLAPELVEELERLSLPFTDDVTPSDAELRIAQAQLVGWLEGLFHGIQTTLFAQQMAARAQLEQMRRALPPGMTGHEGGDDHRTAGRSGGPYL from the coding sequence ATGGAGATGCCGAGGAACGAACGGTCGCCGGAGAATCCCCAGATCCTCGTCGTGGGCCAGGACGGGATGGCGCTCGGCGGCGGCAACGGGGACGACGAGTCCCGTGAGACCCCGGTCACGGAGCAGGTGGAACAGCCGGCCAAGGTCATGCGGATCGGCAGCATGATCAAGCAGCTCCTGGAGGAGGTGCGCGCCGCTCCCCTGGACGAGGCGAGCCGGGTGCGGCTCAAGGAGATCCACGCCAGCTCGGTGAAGGAGCTGGAGGACGGCCTGGCCCCGGAGCTGGTGGAGGAACTGGAGCGGCTCTCGCTCCCGTTCACCGACGACGTCACCCCGAGCGACGCGGAACTGCGGATCGCCCAGGCGCAGTTGGTGGGCTGGCTGGAGGGCCTCTTCCACGGGATCCAGACCACGCTGTTCGCCCAGCAGATGGCCGCGCGGGCCCAGCTGGAGCAGATGCGCCGCGCGCTGCCGCCGGGCATGACCGGACATGAGGGCGGCGACGACCACCGCACCGCGGGCCGCTCGGGCGGTCCCTACCTGTAA